The region GCTTCGTAGAGATACCAGATCGGGCGGATCATCAGCGGCCAGGTCCACCACGCGGACTGATAGGGGTGGGGCGGCAGGATCTGGGTCTGCTGCTGGTACATGGTCCACTGGTATGGCAGCAGCCTGCCGAGCGTCAGCGGATCGTTGGCGTAGAAGAAGGCCGGTGCGAAGGTCAGCAGATAGACGAGCACGCTGACCGCGCCGAGCGTCGCCAGCGCCGGGATCGCCCGCATGCCGCGCCAATGCGCGCCACCGTTCCGGGCGTCGCGCCATCGCACGAAGAGGAAGGCCATGCCCGCCCACGCCACATAGGGCGCCGCCGCCCATTTCACCCCGACCGCGAGGCCGAGCAGCACGCTGCCGACGATCCAGTGCCGCCACACCCGATCCGGTGGCGCATAAGCGGAGCGGAGCAGAGCGAGGATCGCCAGCACCAGGAACGCGGCCATGAACCCGTCGAGCATCCCGATCCGCGCCTGAATGAACACCGTGAAGTTGAGCATCGCCAGCAGCGCGCCGACCAATGCCGGGCGCACGCGGTGGAACAGCACCCACAGGATCCAGAACACGCCCAGCACCACGATCGTCGCGGCGACGGCCGAGGGGATGCGCCAGCCATATTGATTGTCGCCGAACAGCAGGATGCCGAGCGCGATCAGCATCTTGCCGAGCAGGGGATGTTCGATGTTGGTCGGCGCATCGAGCGTGAGCAGGATGCGCGCCGCGCGGACGTAATGCACCTCGTCGAACACCAGGATGCTGGGGCGCGCGATGTCGAGCGTGAACAGGAATTGCGCCGCCGCGCCGATCGCCGTCGCGGTGAGGATCGGGCGGGGCGGAGATTTGGCCATCGTTTCGCTATTCCCCCTTAGCCCCTCCCTTTCAAGGGAGCAGTCCTCTCCCATCCGGCCTCGTCACCCCGGACATGTTCCGG is a window of Sphingomonas sp. Leaf357 DNA encoding:
- a CDS encoding glycosyltransferase family 39 protein; protein product: MAKSPPRPILTATAIGAAAQFLFTLDIARPSILVFDEVHYVRAARILLTLDAPTNIEHPLLGKMLIALGILLFGDNQYGWRIPSAVAATIVVLGVFWILWVLFHRVRPALVGALLAMLNFTVFIQARIGMLDGFMAAFLVLAILALLRSAYAPPDRVWRHWIVGSVLLGLAVGVKWAAAPYVAWAGMAFLFVRWRDARNGGAHWRGMRAIPALATLGAVSVLVYLLTFAPAFFYANDPLTLGRLLPYQWTMYQQQTQILPPHPYQSAWWTWPLMIRPIWYLYEAVDGAQRGILLLGNPAILWGGLAAVGYCTWAGWRRDAMKLAGVAGVWLASLLIWAIIPKSLGFFYYYYPSTIFLCLALAAAFDDLRATRPHWDEAFLVLSAGLFLLFYPILSAAALSGPQAFHRWMWFPTWP